One Cellulomonas sp. NS3 genomic region harbors:
- a CDS encoding glycosyltransferase family 2 protein has product MATTTFNRLMTEPRRTDNPSTAPARNPENEAAQSPSLMLLVLLASAGILVYAVFLLNPSNRGDWLPYSMVIVAEVILITQALLSMWTILSSGHNPRGFAFHHAQDTLYDMAEIIRRRAEDAPEQWRMYVKDRPVTVDVFITTYGEDIETIRRTVTAAVAMKGEHLTWVLDDGRSDEVRDLAAELGARYVRRLTSNGAKAGNVNYALSITSGEFFVIFDADFVPLPDFLYETVPFFADDDVAFVQTPQTYGNLHNLISRGAGYMQAVFYRFIQPGRNRFNAAFCVGTNVIFRRTAIMDVGGMYSDSKSEDVWTSLMLHERGWRTIFIPMTLAVGDTPETVEAYTKQQLRWATGGFEIMLTHNPLSRKRKLTMDQRLQYTVTATHYLTGICPLLLLLVPPLQIFFNLTPMNLDLTIGTWLLYYAGFYVMQIVVAFYTLGSFRFEVLMLAAVSFPIYVRALVNAIVKREQKWHVTGQKGAVSSPFNFMMPQVWFFAFLLITTVVAVWKDLGNGYFSLALAWNATNTVILGAFVLTAVGEARRNKRANAAAKKKPEPATAQLEAPREAVLVGSTTGGAA; this is encoded by the coding sequence ATGGCAACCACAACGTTCAACCGGCTCATGACCGAGCCACGCAGGACCGACAACCCGAGCACGGCTCCGGCCCGCAACCCGGAGAACGAGGCGGCCCAGTCGCCGTCCCTGATGCTCCTCGTGCTGCTCGCCAGCGCGGGCATCCTCGTCTACGCCGTGTTCCTCCTGAACCCGAGCAACCGCGGCGACTGGCTGCCGTACTCGATGGTCATCGTCGCCGAGGTCATCCTCATCACCCAGGCGCTGCTGTCGATGTGGACGATCCTGTCCAGCGGGCACAACCCGCGAGGGTTCGCCTTCCACCACGCACAGGACACCCTGTACGACATGGCGGAGATCATCCGCCGTCGGGCCGAGGACGCGCCGGAGCAGTGGCGCATGTACGTCAAGGACCGCCCGGTGACGGTCGACGTCTTCATCACGACGTACGGCGAGGACATCGAGACCATCCGGCGCACGGTCACGGCCGCCGTCGCGATGAAGGGCGAGCACCTCACCTGGGTGCTCGACGACGGACGCTCCGACGAGGTCCGCGACCTGGCCGCCGAGCTCGGTGCGCGCTACGTGCGCCGCCTCACGAGCAACGGCGCCAAGGCCGGCAACGTCAACTACGCGCTGTCGATCACGAGCGGCGAGTTCTTCGTCATCTTCGACGCCGACTTCGTGCCGCTGCCGGACTTCCTCTACGAGACCGTCCCGTTCTTCGCGGACGACGACGTGGCCTTCGTGCAGACGCCGCAGACCTACGGGAACCTGCACAACCTCATCTCGCGCGGTGCCGGCTACATGCAGGCCGTGTTCTACCGGTTCATCCAGCCGGGCCGTAACCGGTTCAACGCCGCGTTCTGCGTCGGCACCAACGTCATCTTCCGCCGTACGGCGATCATGGACGTCGGCGGGATGTACTCCGACTCGAAGTCCGAGGACGTCTGGACGTCGCTCATGCTCCACGAGCGCGGCTGGCGCACGATCTTCATCCCCATGACGCTCGCCGTCGGGGACACCCCGGAGACGGTCGAGGCCTACACCAAGCAGCAGCTGCGCTGGGCGACGGGCGGCTTCGAGATCATGCTCACGCACAACCCGCTGTCGCGGAAGCGCAAGCTCACGATGGACCAGCGCCTGCAGTACACCGTCACGGCGACGCACTACCTGACGGGCATCTGCCCGCTCCTGCTGCTCCTCGTGCCGCCGCTGCAGATCTTCTTCAACCTGACCCCGATGAACCTCGACCTGACGATCGGGACCTGGCTGCTCTACTACGCCGGCTTCTACGTCATGCAGATCGTCGTGGCGTTCTACACCCTCGGGTCGTTCCGGTTCGAGGTGCTCATGCTCGCCGCCGTGTCCTTCCCGATCTACGTCCGTGCCCTCGTGAACGCGATCGTCAAGCGTGAGCAGAAGTGGCACGTGACCGGTCAGAAGGGCGCCGTGAGCTCGCCGTTCAACTTCATGATGCCGCAGGTGTGGTTCTTCGCCTTCCTGCTCATCACCACGGTCGTCGCGGTCTGGAAGGACCTCGGGAACGGCTACTTCTCGCTCGCCCTCGCCTGGAACGCGACCAACACCGTGATCCTCGGCGCATTCGTCCTGACGGCCGTCGGAGAGGCGCGCCGCAACAAGAGAGCCAACGCCGCCGCGAAGAAGAAGCCGGAGCCTGCCACCGCGCAGCTCGAGGCGCCGCGTGAGGCCGTGCTCGTCGGATCTACCACCGGAGGTGCCGCATGA
- a CDS encoding glycosyl hydrolase translates to MTARRGTVIGIVAAVVAVVVAAVVLLGGRGTDGSTNQAGVARAASVEGPEDAALPEVDTQALVEGLEQKAVAKIAPVRLAEGLVPPTNRWFSGLVFGDEPQPVFPLPASFGLTDSGFGVGMPKPVTSEKAIVAPHVPGVTVDAGAQDVRISAYDTATVSMELLDGEGAVLGTVVIAEGSPFASFTAGDSGASLTLDAAFTPAEGATAAEGTSVATATTDGSDYGLVTPEGALEGSSVTLEAGASATVYPLPQDASDEALTALAEAAADPVVGSELSYGVNEQVARTTIGYVTASGSPSAYVTMPHHRLGEQPQRADCAIGEYASVYGTLELCAGSTLTTWAPTVEPQGELDLADIPEDKLTVIREQVAKDVESTVPFPSDTYFGGKALNRAATLVVLGEQVGAEDVVAPLREKVTETLLEWADPARCGTEEARCFVYDDAAKGVVGLTPSFGSDEFNDHHFHYGYFLAAAGLLAADDEDLKDQLAPVMDVLAQDIAAVTASEWFPELRNFDVYAGHAWASGTSPFADGNNQESSSEAINAWNGLGLWAATSGQDELGVQATWLTSAEAASTKAYWTDPDLEDPVFEGFDHEVVSLNWGGKRDYATWFSPDPGAMLGILLLPMSPVSGYLAGAPEGIRARVAEGTPDGWEAKFSDYILAYSALAGPEDAATAWDEAQKLSDEWIDDGNSRAYLLAWIAAVESGGVPSLPTS, encoded by the coding sequence GTGACGGCCCGTCGAGGGACCGTCATCGGCATCGTCGCCGCAGTCGTCGCCGTCGTGGTCGCCGCGGTGGTCCTCCTCGGAGGCCGCGGGACGGACGGCAGCACCAACCAGGCGGGGGTCGCGCGAGCGGCCAGCGTCGAGGGTCCGGAGGACGCAGCCCTCCCCGAGGTGGACACCCAGGCGCTCGTCGAGGGCCTGGAGCAGAAGGCGGTCGCGAAGATCGCTCCCGTCCGCCTCGCCGAGGGCCTCGTGCCCCCCACGAACCGCTGGTTCAGCGGGCTCGTCTTCGGTGACGAGCCGCAGCCGGTGTTCCCGCTGCCGGCGTCGTTCGGCCTGACCGACTCCGGTTTCGGCGTCGGGATGCCGAAGCCGGTCACGAGCGAGAAGGCCATCGTCGCGCCGCACGTCCCGGGCGTGACGGTCGACGCCGGCGCGCAGGACGTCCGCATCAGCGCGTACGACACCGCGACCGTCTCGATGGAGCTGCTCGACGGCGAGGGCGCGGTGCTCGGCACCGTCGTCATCGCCGAGGGCTCCCCGTTCGCGTCCTTCACGGCCGGTGACTCCGGGGCGTCGCTCACGCTCGACGCGGCGTTCACGCCCGCCGAGGGTGCCACCGCCGCCGAGGGCACGAGCGTCGCGACCGCGACGACCGACGGCTCGGACTACGGCCTCGTGACGCCCGAGGGCGCGCTCGAGGGCAGCAGCGTGACGCTGGAGGCCGGCGCCTCGGCGACGGTCTACCCGCTGCCGCAGGACGCGTCGGACGAGGCGCTCACGGCGCTCGCCGAGGCCGCGGCCGACCCGGTCGTCGGGTCGGAGCTGTCCTACGGCGTCAACGAGCAGGTCGCCCGCACGACGATCGGCTACGTCACCGCGTCGGGCTCCCCGTCCGCGTACGTGACGATGCCGCACCACCGCCTGGGCGAGCAGCCCCAGCGGGCGGACTGCGCGATCGGCGAGTACGCGAGCGTGTACGGCACGCTCGAGCTGTGCGCCGGCTCGACGCTCACCACGTGGGCGCCGACGGTCGAGCCGCAGGGCGAGCTCGACCTGGCCGACATCCCCGAGGACAAGCTCACGGTCATCCGCGAGCAGGTCGCGAAGGACGTCGAGTCCACGGTCCCGTTCCCGTCCGACACGTACTTCGGCGGCAAGGCGCTCAACCGCGCCGCGACGCTCGTCGTGCTCGGCGAGCAGGTCGGTGCCGAGGACGTCGTGGCCCCGCTCCGCGAGAAGGTCACCGAGACCCTGCTCGAGTGGGCGGACCCGGCGCGCTGCGGGACCGAGGAGGCACGCTGCTTCGTGTACGACGACGCGGCCAAGGGTGTCGTCGGGCTCACGCCGTCCTTCGGGTCGGACGAGTTCAACGACCACCACTTCCACTACGGGTACTTCCTCGCGGCGGCGGGCCTGCTCGCGGCCGACGACGAGGACCTCAAGGACCAGCTCGCGCCGGTCATGGACGTGCTCGCGCAGGACATCGCCGCGGTCACCGCGTCCGAGTGGTTCCCCGAGCTGCGCAACTTCGACGTGTACGCGGGTCACGCGTGGGCCTCGGGCACCTCGCCGTTCGCGGACGGCAACAACCAGGAGTCGAGCTCCGAGGCGATCAACGCCTGGAACGGGCTGGGCCTGTGGGCCGCGACCTCGGGGCAGGACGAGCTCGGGGTGCAGGCCACCTGGCTGACCTCGGCCGAGGCCGCCTCGACCAAGGCGTACTGGACCGACCCGGACCTCGAGGACCCGGTCTTCGAGGGCTTCGACCACGAGGTCGTCTCGCTCAACTGGGGCGGCAAGCGTGACTACGCCACCTGGTTCAGCCCGGACCCGGGCGCGATGCTCGGCATCCTGCTCCTGCCGATGAGCCCGGTCTCGGGCTACCTCGCGGGCGCCCCGGAGGGCATCCGGGCACGTGTCGCGGAGGGCACGCCGGACGGCTGGGAGGCCAAGTTCTCGGACTACATCCTCGCGTACTCGGCGCTCGCCGGGCCTGAGGACGCCGCGACGGCGTGGGACGAGGCGCAGAAGCTCTCGGACGAGTGGATCGACGACGGCAACTCGCGGGCCTACCTGCTCGCGTGGATCGCCGCGGTGGAGTCCGGCGGGGTCCCCTCGCTCCCCACCTCCTGA
- a CDS encoding HlyD family efflux transporter periplasmic adaptor subunit: MTWANRFRLTLGLVAVLALGAWLTFYLNDSKAIATSSSAQIESKTYAVGSQYAGLVVDQLVEQGDVVTEGTPLFVIDSATLRHDVSIGFAPGPTPGQRINEAGQVEVLATGPGTIARIEATRGTFVPAAAVLAQVEKEGSLYVKAEYTLTAKEYARIDEDAAVSIVLPNEQTVAGRVTGIEVQTVASKAQAIVTVESDKLVSGKANGLMAAGTPVNAELQLKNDGVVTDVAASVDEVFTDVSTSVKGLFGSGE; the protein is encoded by the coding sequence ATGACCTGGGCCAATCGATTCCGCCTGACCCTGGGGCTCGTCGCCGTTCTGGCGCTGGGTGCCTGGCTGACCTTCTACCTCAACGACTCCAAGGCCATCGCCACGAGCTCGAGCGCGCAGATCGAGTCGAAGACGTACGCCGTCGGCTCGCAGTACGCCGGCCTGGTCGTCGACCAGCTCGTCGAGCAGGGTGACGTCGTCACCGAGGGCACGCCCCTGTTCGTGATCGACAGCGCCACGCTGCGCCACGACGTGTCGATCGGGTTCGCCCCCGGCCCCACGCCCGGTCAGCGGATCAACGAGGCCGGGCAGGTCGAGGTCCTCGCGACCGGACCGGGCACCATCGCCCGCATCGAGGCCACGCGCGGCACGTTCGTCCCCGCCGCCGCCGTCCTCGCGCAGGTCGAGAAGGAGGGCTCGCTCTACGTCAAGGCCGAGTACACCCTCACGGCCAAGGAGTACGCCCGCATCGACGAGGACGCCGCGGTGTCCATCGTGCTGCCGAACGAGCAGACCGTCGCCGGCCGCGTCACGGGCATCGAGGTGCAGACCGTCGCGAGCAAGGCCCAGGCCATCGTGACCGTCGAGAGCGACAAGCTCGTCTCCGGCAAGGCCAACGGCCTCATGGCTGCGGGCACCCCGGTGAACGCCGAGCTCCAGCTCAAGAACGACGGCGTCGTGACCGACGTCGCCGCCTCCGTGGACGAGGTCTTCACCGACGTCTCGACGTCGGTCAAGGGCCTCTTCGGGAGCGGCGAGTGA
- a CDS encoding uracil-xanthine permease family protein, translated as MSTSTTGRRFVGWQLHGDGRTVRPDAVVGPHERLSWPRTVGIGMQHVVAMFGATFLVPLITGFSPATTLFFSAIGTVGFLLITGNRLPSYLGSSFAFLAPIGAATASGGQSVALGGVLVTGALLAVVGLVVHLAGARWIDVVMPPVVTGTIVALIGLNLAPAAWGNVQRAPLTAIVTLLAIILVTVLFRGLLGRLAILVGVAVGYVAAVVQGQVDFTTVEEAAWVGLPTFTTPTFDPAVLGLFVPVVFVLIAENVGHVKSVAAMTGTDLDHLTGRALLADGLATTLAGAGGGSGTTTYAENIGVMAATKVYSTAAYWVAAGAALVLSLSPKFGALVATIPAGVLGGATTMLYGMIGILGARIWVQNRVDFSDPVNLTTAAVALVVGIANYSWTPGDLAFEGIALGTAAAIGIYHLMRTLSRWRGTHDEPASPASVPGGDELRH; from the coding sequence GTGAGCACGAGCACGACCGGTCGACGGTTCGTCGGATGGCAGCTGCACGGCGACGGCCGGACCGTCCGACCGGACGCCGTCGTCGGGCCCCACGAGCGCCTGAGCTGGCCGCGGACCGTGGGCATCGGCATGCAGCACGTCGTGGCGATGTTCGGGGCGACGTTCCTCGTCCCGCTGATCACGGGGTTCTCGCCCGCGACGACGCTGTTCTTCTCCGCGATCGGGACGGTCGGCTTCCTGCTGATCACCGGGAACCGGCTCCCGAGCTACCTCGGGTCGAGCTTCGCGTTCCTCGCGCCCATCGGCGCGGCGACCGCGTCGGGCGGCCAGTCCGTCGCGCTCGGGGGCGTGCTCGTGACCGGTGCGCTGCTCGCGGTCGTCGGCCTCGTGGTGCACCTCGCGGGTGCGCGCTGGATCGACGTCGTGATGCCCCCCGTCGTGACCGGCACGATCGTCGCGCTCATCGGCCTCAACCTCGCGCCCGCCGCGTGGGGGAACGTGCAGAGGGCGCCGCTCACCGCGATCGTCACGCTGCTCGCGATCATCCTGGTCACGGTCCTGTTCCGCGGCCTGCTCGGGCGGCTCGCGATCCTGGTCGGCGTGGCCGTCGGGTACGTCGCCGCGGTCGTCCAGGGCCAGGTCGACTTCACGACGGTCGAGGAGGCCGCGTGGGTCGGGCTGCCGACGTTCACGACGCCGACGTTCGACCCCGCGGTCCTCGGGCTGTTCGTGCCCGTCGTGTTCGTGCTGATCGCCGAGAACGTCGGCCACGTGAAGTCGGTGGCCGCGATGACGGGGACCGACCTCGACCACCTCACGGGCCGCGCGCTGCTCGCCGACGGTCTCGCGACGACCCTCGCGGGTGCGGGCGGCGGCTCGGGCACCACGACGTACGCCGAGAACATCGGGGTCATGGCCGCGACGAAGGTCTACTCGACCGCGGCGTACTGGGTCGCGGCCGGCGCCGCGCTGGTCCTGAGCCTGTCCCCGAAGTTCGGGGCGCTCGTGGCGACGATCCCCGCGGGCGTGCTCGGCGGTGCCACGACGATGCTCTACGGGATGATCGGCATCCTCGGCGCGCGCATCTGGGTCCAGAACCGCGTCGACTTCTCCGACCCGGTCAACCTCACGACCGCCGCGGTCGCGCTCGTGGTGGGTATCGCCAACTACTCGTGGACGCCCGGCGACCTCGCGTTCGAGGGCATCGCGCTCGGCACAGCGGCGGCCATCGGGATCTACCACCTCATGCGGACGCTCTCCCGGTGGCGCGGGACGCACGACGAACCGGCGAGCCCCGCGTCCGTCCCGGGCGGCGACGAGCTGCGGCACTGA
- a CDS encoding type II toxin-antitoxin system VapB family antitoxin, whose protein sequence is MIFKAVGEGRPYPDHGLVTPREWGTVPPRQVRLDELVTTKRTLNLDNLLSEDSTFYGDLFAHVVQWKGVMYLEDGLHRAVRAALQQRPILHARVLVMES, encoded by the coding sequence GTGATCTTCAAGGCTGTGGGCGAGGGCAGGCCCTACCCGGACCACGGGCTCGTCACGCCCCGCGAGTGGGGCACGGTCCCGCCCCGCCAGGTGCGCCTCGACGAGCTCGTGACGACCAAGCGCACCTTGAACCTCGACAACCTCCTGTCGGAGGACTCGACGTTCTACGGCGACCTCTTCGCGCACGTCGTGCAGTGGAAGGGCGTGATGTACCTCGAGGACGGCCTGCACCGCGCCGTGCGGGCCGCCCTCCAGCAGCGCCCGATCCTGCACGCGCGGGTCCTGGTGATGGAGTCATGA
- a CDS encoding Fpg/Nei family DNA glycosylase — translation MPEGHTVHRIARQLERDLVGHRLRVTSPQGRFAAGAERLDGRVLVASRAVGKQLFLEFEGELVLRVHLGLYGAWGLHGRVTPLDEGLVPLASLGAPRARRAVRVGEGESELAEPAGEDLPFPPPPVGQVRVRLLSEETAADLRGPTACEVLDPGAAAVAAARLGPDPAAFDEPGALAAAGEQVVDAVTSRATAVGALLMDQSVVAGIGNVYRAELLFRARLEPHTPGRRVPREVVRALWQDWTVLLADGIRTGVMLTREDLDEAGRARALVDRDARHWVYRRAGLPCHVCGTAVQVEDMATRKLYWCPVCQV, via the coding sequence GTGCCCGAGGGCCACACCGTCCACCGCATCGCCCGCCAGCTCGAGCGCGACCTCGTCGGGCACCGCCTGCGCGTGACCTCCCCGCAGGGGCGGTTCGCCGCCGGCGCGGAGCGGCTCGACGGGCGCGTGCTCGTCGCGTCACGGGCGGTGGGCAAGCAGCTCTTCCTCGAGTTCGAGGGTGAGCTCGTGCTGCGCGTCCACCTCGGGCTCTACGGGGCGTGGGGCCTGCACGGGCGGGTCACGCCGCTCGACGAGGGACTCGTGCCGCTCGCGAGCCTCGGGGCGCCGCGGGCCCGCCGTGCGGTCCGGGTCGGCGAGGGCGAGAGCGAGCTCGCGGAGCCGGCGGGCGAGGACCTGCCGTTCCCCCCGCCGCCCGTCGGGCAGGTGCGGGTCCGGCTCCTCAGCGAGGAGACAGCGGCCGACCTGCGCGGGCCGACGGCCTGCGAGGTGCTCGACCCCGGTGCGGCGGCCGTGGCGGCCGCGCGGCTCGGCCCGGACCCGGCCGCGTTCGACGAGCCGGGTGCGCTCGCCGCCGCGGGGGAGCAGGTGGTCGACGCGGTGACGTCGCGCGCGACGGCGGTCGGTGCTCTGCTCATGGACCAGTCGGTGGTCGCGGGGATCGGCAACGTGTACCGCGCGGAGCTGCTGTTCCGTGCGCGCCTCGAGCCGCACACGCCGGGGCGGCGCGTCCCGCGCGAGGTCGTGCGCGCGCTCTGGCAGGACTGGACCGTGCTGCTCGCCGACGGGATCCGCACGGGCGTGATGCTCACGCGCGAGGACCTCGACGAGGCGGGCCGGGCGCGCGCGCTCGTCGACCGGGACGCGCGCCACTGGGTGTACCGCCGCGCCGGGCTGCCGTGCCACGTGTGCGGCACCGCGGTGCAGGTCGAGGACATGGCGACCCGCAAGCTCTACTGGTGCCCCGTCTGCCAGGTCTGA
- a CDS encoding glycosyltransferase 87 family protein produces the protein MRTPSPPLRPRAPVVVERVLLVVAFLAVHAWLAWLGAVRLPLEAFYDLELYRFWMWQGLENGTWPVLDGDWVYPAGALVPLLVPGLVDTVDTRTYMLAWAALVTVLDALALALLLRPRRGASTAGAWWWLAFLAALGPVAMGRLDAVVAPIVVVALVLAARHPAVASALLTIGAWIKVAPGALLLPLVVVARRPWRDVVLPPAVVCAVVVGAVALGGGLPHLGSFLTEQGERGLQVESVGATPWMVAALVTPAVERRLNEELVTYEVHGPGAQLAADSLGLALVLALAAVTALLWWARRRAGTSVAVEAFVVRGALLVATTLIVFNKVGSPQFVGWLAPPVVVALALRLRGWEVTAVLVLVVAGLTQVVFPTGYNGLLGGDAVVTLALVLRNVLLVALLAVTARAVVRQEGRPQEVGSEGTPPDSTAAIHASR, from the coding sequence GTGCGCACGCCGTCCCCGCCCCTGCGCCCGCGCGCGCCGGTGGTCGTCGAGCGCGTGCTGCTCGTCGTCGCGTTCCTCGCGGTGCACGCCTGGCTCGCCTGGCTCGGCGCGGTGCGGCTGCCGCTCGAGGCGTTCTACGACCTCGAGCTGTACCGGTTCTGGATGTGGCAGGGGCTCGAGAACGGGACGTGGCCGGTGCTCGACGGCGACTGGGTCTACCCCGCGGGGGCGCTCGTCCCGCTCCTCGTGCCGGGCCTCGTCGACACGGTCGACACGCGCACGTACATGCTCGCGTGGGCCGCCCTCGTCACGGTGCTGGACGCGCTCGCGCTGGCGCTGCTGCTGCGCCCGCGCCGGGGCGCGTCGACCGCCGGTGCATGGTGGTGGCTCGCGTTCCTCGCCGCCCTGGGACCGGTCGCGATGGGCCGCCTCGACGCGGTCGTCGCGCCGATCGTCGTCGTGGCGCTCGTGCTCGCGGCGCGGCACCCCGCGGTCGCCTCGGCGCTGCTCACGATCGGGGCGTGGATCAAGGTCGCGCCGGGGGCGCTGCTGCTCCCGCTCGTCGTGGTCGCGCGGCGCCCGTGGCGTGACGTCGTGCTGCCGCCCGCGGTCGTGTGCGCCGTCGTGGTCGGCGCGGTCGCGCTCGGCGGCGGGCTCCCGCACCTCGGCAGCTTCCTGACCGAGCAGGGCGAGCGCGGGCTGCAGGTCGAGTCGGTCGGCGCGACGCCGTGGATGGTCGCGGCGCTCGTGACGCCGGCCGTCGAGCGGCGCCTCAACGAGGAGCTCGTGACGTACGAGGTGCACGGCCCGGGCGCACAGCTCGCGGCCGACTCGCTCGGGCTCGCGCTCGTGCTCGCGCTCGCCGCGGTGACGGCCCTCCTGTGGTGGGCACGACGACGCGCCGGCACCTCGGTCGCCGTGGAGGCGTTCGTGGTGCGCGGCGCGCTGCTCGTGGCGACGACCCTCATCGTGTTCAACAAGGTCGGGTCGCCGCAGTTCGTCGGGTGGCTCGCGCCGCCCGTGGTCGTGGCCCTCGCCCTGCGGCTGCGGGGCTGGGAGGTGACCGCCGTGCTCGTGCTCGTGGTCGCCGGGCTCACCCAGGTCGTGTTCCCCACCGGGTACAACGGCCTGCTGGGCGGCGACGCGGTGGTCACGCTCGCGCTCGTGCTGCGCAACGTCCTGCTGGTGGCCCTCCTGGCGGTGACGGCGCGTGCCGTCGTCCGCCAGGAGGGCCGACCTCAGGAGGTGGGGAGCGAGGGGACCCCGCCGGACTCCACCGCGGCGATCCACGCGAGCAGGTAG
- a CDS encoding LLM class F420-dependent oxidoreductase, which translates to MDLRIFTEPQQGATYDDLLAVARATEELGYDAFFRSDHFLRMGDGDGLPGPTDAWTTLAGLARETSRIRLGTLVSSATFRHPGVLAVQVAQVDQMSGGRVELGLGAGWFAQEHAAYGIPFPEKRFGILEEQLDVVTGLWGTPVGERFSYEGAHYTLASSPALPKPVQHSPLDPSRAGVPIIVGGNGPRRTPALAARHAAEFNIVFPELHEVGAKLDRVRDACRAIDRDPASMIFSAAFLLCGGKDDAEVERRAAAIGWDAAEARARGIAGTPTAMVDRLGALAEQGISRVYLQVLDLQDLDHLALVASDVAPQLG; encoded by the coding sequence ATGGACCTGAGGATCTTCACCGAGCCCCAGCAGGGGGCCACGTACGACGACCTGCTCGCGGTGGCGCGCGCGACCGAGGAGCTCGGCTACGACGCGTTCTTCCGCTCCGACCACTTCCTGCGTATGGGGGACGGCGACGGCCTCCCGGGGCCGACCGACGCGTGGACGACGCTCGCCGGCCTGGCACGGGAGACCTCGCGCATCCGGCTCGGGACGCTCGTCTCGTCGGCGACGTTCCGGCACCCCGGCGTGCTCGCGGTCCAGGTCGCGCAGGTCGACCAGATGTCGGGCGGGCGCGTCGAGCTCGGTCTCGGCGCGGGCTGGTTCGCGCAGGAGCACGCCGCCTACGGGATCCCCTTCCCCGAGAAGCGCTTCGGCATCCTCGAGGAGCAGCTCGACGTCGTGACCGGGCTGTGGGGCACGCCGGTGGGCGAGAGGTTCTCCTACGAGGGAGCGCACTACACGCTCGCGAGCTCGCCGGCGCTCCCGAAGCCGGTGCAGCACTCGCCGCTCGACCCGTCGCGTGCGGGCGTGCCGATCATCGTCGGCGGCAACGGGCCGCGCCGGACCCCGGCGCTCGCGGCACGCCACGCGGCGGAGTTCAACATCGTGTTCCCGGAGCTCCACGAGGTCGGCGCCAAGCTCGACCGGGTGCGGGACGCGTGCCGGGCGATCGACCGTGACCCCGCGTCGATGATCTTCTCGGCGGCGTTCCTCCTGTGCGGCGGCAAGGACGACGCCGAGGTCGAGCGGCGCGCGGCGGCGATCGGCTGGGACGCGGCCGAGGCGCGTGCGCGCGGCATCGCGGGGACCCCGACGGCGATGGTGGACCGGCTCGGTGCGCTGGCCGAGCAGGGCATCTCGCGGGTCTACCTCCAGGTGCTCGACCTGCAGGACCTCGACCACCTCGCGCTGGTCGCGAGCGACGTCGCCCCGCAGCTCGGCTGA
- a CDS encoding LytR C-terminal domain-containing protein codes for MSVDPDRARTLRRRQVHERQAVVFGVLLASLALAGLGAAAVYTDTVDVPFLARDFSTPSPTAGLAVVAPCPPAGAMPAAAGTVTVNVYNGSGRPNLAGSTLGDLTTRGFVAGATGNAAPLKGVGRISYGASGVASAYALWDHLDEVELQLDDRADATVDLALGEGFEGLVPADEVVGDAAAPIPTPTGCVPLEQLTPVPVVGPAPPAAEGEAAG; via the coding sequence ATGAGCGTCGACCCGGACCGCGCCCGCACCCTGCGCCGGCGCCAGGTGCACGAGCGCCAGGCCGTCGTGTTCGGCGTGCTGCTCGCGTCGCTCGCGCTCGCGGGCCTCGGCGCGGCCGCCGTGTACACCGACACGGTCGACGTCCCGTTCCTCGCACGCGACTTCTCCACGCCGAGCCCCACCGCGGGCCTCGCGGTCGTGGCCCCGTGCCCGCCCGCGGGCGCGATGCCGGCGGCGGCCGGCACCGTCACGGTCAACGTCTACAACGGCTCGGGCCGCCCGAACCTCGCCGGCTCGACGCTCGGGGACCTCACGACGCGCGGCTTCGTGGCCGGCGCCACCGGGAACGCGGCGCCGCTCAAGGGCGTCGGCCGGATCTCCTACGGGGCGTCGGGCGTGGCGTCGGCCTACGCGCTGTGGGACCACCTCGACGAGGTCGAGCTCCAGCTCGACGACCGTGCGGACGCGACGGTCGACCTCGCGCTCGGCGAGGGCTTCGAGGGGCTGGTCCCCGCGGACGAGGTCGTCGGCGACGCCGCCGCCCCGATCCCGACGCCGACCGGCTGCGTGCCGCTCGAGCAGCTCACACCCGTGCCGGTCGTCGGCCCCGCTCCCCCGGCGGCCGAGGGCGAGGCCGCCGGCTGA